The DNA segment TAAATATCAGCATACACTATGAAGACTTCCTTGTTTATCGTGCTCGTAGGGAGTTTGTGCCTAGCACATGCCTCTTTCAACAAGGTAAGAAGTATAGCATGCTTATACTTTTCATTTAGACTTTGCTGACATTAGTTTATCTTTTAAGctgatatttattttgcaatattttactATTGTCGTGTTCAATACAAACGGTTAATCTCTTCTCTTTTTTATTACTCAGGAGGAGAATTTAAAAGAGAAAGAATCTTTTTTGGAATGGATAGTTGATGAAGCATGGAAAGGTAAGATACTTTTTATGTATAGTGCGATTTGGTATGActtacttttgaaaatttttaattatctCAGCAGCATTTAAaagttaatcaaaatattttttatcattagtAAATGCTGATTCGTgcgtttttatttcatatgttcTTTCCAGTTTCCATAACGACAAGATACTTTGAATACCACAGCAACACAATAAGTGAAATAATAGAATTTGACTCACAAAGCAAAGGAGAAAAAacgttttacaaaatatatatttgccaGCCGCatctttttaatacatatacCTCAAATTTGGATTAAGCGGTcttctcagtaccagaatctacaaaaatttatcattaaacgctttcaattttgaaatgataaatCCCCCACCTTATTAGCAATAGAACAACTTCACTTGAATATGAGATATACATTTCTTAACCCATTTTGTCCTACTTCGAGCAAAGTTTGTAGGAAGATATCAAGActttattgatatataaattcTTTTGGGAACAGACACTGTTTAGCATCTCAATAACTTGCTAAATagtctttatatatttataatcaaGACTGTTTAATCAACTTTTTGGTTATATCCTTTTCGCGTGGCTTGGTATTTGTACATCTCGcaattgtgttattgtgctgtagtaattttttgtgtttttgtctttcatatttgtttatttgctttGTCTAAAGAGTTTCTACATGCTATTTTTTTGTGgttaataaatttgtttgctttataaaaatgatGATACTTACACAATATCGCTGTACCCCATGTTTTTTCATTGCCCCTATTATGTCGTCCTGTTTGTTTAGCTCAcaaattgttgtcaatataatgaaatctTACCCAATACAATTTTGGCTTGCTGTAATACCAGGTTAAACACACCATTTTCAACATAATGAAATGCCTGTACCACGTCAGGTATATAACAATTGTGTTACattcctttgatgtgttttgattttgccatttgttaaaAGATGGagtcggagttcagtattttattttccttcCCTTTTTTGTCCATTTGTCTACATTTATTTCAAGTTCGTTTGATTATTGTATCATTACAAAAATCAGgaagatagtttttttttaagaatttttaatgatattcaaTGTCAATTTGCATTACTTTAGTAAAACTTTTTATAGTTGAAACAATAactttttacattattttacatattttgcaTTTGTACAAAAGaccccaaaaaatatataataaattaagaagACAGCAGCCGAAgtcaaccaatgggtcttcaacgcagcaaGAAAATGCTGTACCCGGAGGTGGTtctcagctggcccctacatAAGATGGTGTAATAGTGTTAAAATGGACGTCACattaaactccaaaacatatatatgagctaaaattataaaaaaaaactaacaaaggtcagaggttactgccttgggacaggcgcaaaaatgcggcggggttaaacatgttttgtgagatctcaacccccctATTCCTCTatccaatgtagaataaagaaaaacataacaatACGTAAAAACACAGGTGAAGGATGTTTGCTGCtgagtttcaaaataaataacttttcataaaactagtatgCATTGATAAAAttaagcaaataaaatatagggTTCAATGTGCTtattttcgagatattagccaatgttattattaaaaaataaataaaattttataagacttttacaaatgacttataattatacatgtaaaatatttataaaagaaaaatgggggttcatggggaaaagttttaatgcattcaaatggataaaaccagaggattccgaaaatctgacaaaaattccaaaacatgacaaacagACATCcttaaaagaagtccgagttcgatgtcagaataggtaaccaAAGAAATCAAGCTAAATGAAAAAGATTCACAAATGAACAAACTACTACTAGAaattactgacatgccagctccagacatGAATTAAACTGACTGACAGATTACGTcctcatcatatgaaaatcaagtgCAATCCCTCCCGTTTgggttttaatattatataatcataaaatatatgacaagAACATAACCTAAATCATGCCatcaactggttttagaatgaATGTGTTTATTTCTGGTGCAAAGACCATATCATGAGTGAATCTATATTAGCTataccaaaatatgcaatcctTAATGACTTGACACCAATATCGTAACTATATTCTTTCagaataagtctgtttaaaggtttggttAGCTTTTGATGAGAATGCCGAAATTGTTGtgctttgtatagaatattaccataaatttggatttatatttacgaatgatgtccctGTACCGATGatgaaatttagtaaatgtttttacTAGTTCTTGATATCGAAAACGCTGGCGTTATAATGTTTCAGTAATAATGATATTTCTTTCATTGAAATCAAATACGTTGTTATATACACGAGCAAATCGAAGAAGTTGAGTTATTTAAAGACCATAAGATattgacaagggaacgtcaccatttagaaatgaataattaacaataggtaataaaaaaaatcatctctttttcttacattttgGTAAAATGCTTCCAGCTaaagatatagatatcaagatccagGAAGGAAAGGTATTCATTGTAATTATTagcttttaattatttaaagtcAGTTCGGTAGGATGAATCTCTTTAGTGTACATACTAAGGTCGTCATTATTGATAGCCACTATATCatcttaaaaatgcatattaatttttattttagaacaaAACGATAATGACAGACCAAGACCTTCAGGGCAACCAGAAAGAGATGGACCAAGACCCTCTGGAAGACCTCCAATGAAGGGAAAGAATGGAAAAGGGCAAAAACCAGAAGAGAGAGAACTTGAGGGTGACAGACCAAGACCAAGTGGACAACCAGAAATGGATGGACCAAGACCTTCTGGAAGACCTCCAATGAAAGGAAAGGGAAGAAAAGGACCAAAACCAGAAGAGAGAGAACTTGATGGTGACAGACCAAGACCTTCAGGACAACCGGAAATGGATGGACCAAGACCCTCTGGACGACCTCCAATGAAAGGAAAGGGAAGGAAAGGACCAAAACCAGAAGAGAGAGAACTAGGACCAAAGCCTTCTGGTCAACCACCCAGAAAGGGAAAAGGTCCTCGACCATCAGAAAATAATCTTGACGAAATGCTTCGTGAACTTGAACTTGACATTGAAGAGTTAGAAGGTGCGTTTACAGTAATTACATTTCAAAACATAGAACTTATTTGGCTCATTACCTTTTACAGGTTTATACCATgtcagaaattattttgttatttgtttacagtttgagtttgagtttggtatttttgttatttttcttttttcgctCATTCTTGCCTACAAAAATGTCGAGTTCATTTGACTAATGTATAATTACATAATTGCAGAGGTTAGTGGTTCTTTTTTACAATTGTTAATGACATTTTATGTCAATTTGCATTGATTTAGTGATCAATCGATAGTTGAAACAAATACTGATATACTTTACATAGATATATTagtttacatatacatgtattgtctgTGTACAAACAGACCAagaacaaacataaaaatataacaacttaTTCCCTTTTTTCAGAACAAAATAATATTGGTAGACCAAGACCCTCTGGACAACCAGATAGAGATGGACCAAGACCCTCTGGACGACCTCCAATGAAAGGAAAGGGAAGACAAGGGCAAAAACCAGAAGAGAGAGAACTTGAGGGTGACAGACCAAGACCAAGTGGACAACCAGAAATGGATGGACCAAGACCCTCTGGACGACCTCCAATGAAAGGAAAGGGAAGAAAAGGACCAAAACCAGAAGAGAGAGAACTTGATGGTGACAGACCAAGACCAAGTGGACAACCAGAAATGGATGGACCAAGACCCTCTGGACGACCTCCAATGAAAGGAAAGGGAAGACAAGGGCAAAAACCAGAAGAGAGAGAACTTGAGGGTGACAGACCAAGACCAAGTGGGCAACCAGAAATGGATGGACCAAGACCCTCTGGACGACCTCCAATGAAAGGAAATGGAAGAAAAGGACCAAAACCAGAAGAGAGAGAACTTGATGGTGACAGACCAAGACCAAGTGGACAACCAGAAATGGATGGACCAAGACCCTCTGGAAGACCTCCAATGAAAGGAAAGGGAAGAAAAGGACCAAAACCAGAAGAGAGAGAACTTGATGGTGACAGACCAAGACCAAGTGGACAACCAGAAATGGATGGACTAAGATCCTCTGGAAGACCTCAAATGAAAGGAAAGGGAAGAAAAGAACCAAAACCAGAAGAGAGAGAACTTGATGGTGACAGACCAAGACCAAGTGGACAACCAGAAATGGATGGACCAAGACCCTCTGGAAGACCTCCAATGAAAGGAAAGGGAGGAGATGGACCAAGACCCTCTGGACGACCTCTAATGAAAGGAAAGGGAAGGAAAGGTCCAAAACCAGCAGAGAGAGAACTTGACGGTGACAGACCAAGACCAACTGGGCAACCAGAAAGAGATGGACCAAGATCATCTGGAAGACCACAAATGAAAGGACCAAGGCCTTCTGGTCAACCTCCCAGAAAGGGAAAAGGTCCTCGACCATCAGAAAATAAGCTTGACGCAATGCTTCGTGAACTTGAACTTGACATTGAAGAGTTAGAAGGTGCgttttcaatatttacatttcaagaaatacatattatttgACTCATTACCTTTTACAGATTGTTCGAATAacttgaattatatatataaccagAATGAATACATTATAGATACGGTAACACTTTTTACAGAATTAAGATCGGTTTTAtttattgacatgaatatcaatcatatgatcatttttataaatttcctgttttcaattacaaaactttgaatttttcgaaaaactaaggattttcttattccagatttttacttgtttggctttataaatatttcgatttgagcctcactgatgagtcctagtagacgagacgcgcgtctggcgtactaaattataatccttgtacctttgataactttttatttagttttgatatttagggtttaaaaataaatttgatttatagtgAATAAGATACTTACACACTATTGACTGCTgtacacattgttgtcaatataatagaacTTTAAGCGATACAATATTAGCTagctatataaacattttagcacaccattttttacattatgaattGCTGTATCATGTCAGAAATTTAACAGTTATGttccatttgttgtttttttattttggcattTGTTTACAGTTCGAGTTTGAggtcggtatttttgttattttctttttttcgttTATTCTTGCCTAAATTTATGTCAAGTTCAATTGACTCAAGTATCATACAAAATTGCAAATTAGGTTTTTTAGAATTTCTGTAACATTTACTGTCAATTTGCATTGATTTAGAAAAGCAATCGAAACAAATACTGATCGATATGCTTTACACATATATATTAGTTTACATATATTGTCTGTGTACAAacagaccaaaaacaaacaaaaatacaacaacaacattatattctattgttgtcgttttttttcagaacaaaataataatggAAGACCAAGACCCTCTGGACAACCAGAAAGAGATGGACCAAGACCCTCTGGAAGACCTCCAATGAAAGGAAAGGGAGGAGATAGACCAAGACCTTCTGGACGACCTCCAATGAAAGGAAAGGGAAGAAAAGGTTCAAAACGCTTTTAAAGGTAGAGACTTTTAGTGTATTGAATAGACAAAACCAGAAGATGCCCGCGAAATCGATGTACAATTGGGCAGGTGTTTAAAAAAGGGTTTTTAAATTTCGCGGGCAGTATAATTGACTGGGCATGCGCGATATCTCTGATATTGgatattttctcaaattttggcattttcagtgaaaaaaaatgtttcaaagacAAATCTAGGaagtacaaaacactacattAATCTTCATATAACAACTATTTCCGACTATgtatggtttcagaggagttgcgttTCAATGAAATCGGTCTCTTCCTATCATGAGTAGTATGAATATAAACCAATGAAAGTAACTTGGAATGATTTGTGTGCGTATAAGTCGTGTCGATGTACGAAACATTCAAACATTCTATggtatttaatattattttggaaatagataaaaaaaaataaaaaagatatcacATGTTAAAAAAAGGACAAGCATCTGAAACGATAAGTCACTTCAAATGAGTTATTCCCATAAGataaaaacattcatttcaaCTTTTACAAGAAACATCCTACAAACATATTGAATTTCTGTATCAGAATTTGGTGATTTCAATAAATAGAATTCTTGACCATTTAACTTTAAGGGTGATAAGCGGGTATTGTTTAATCCTAAAAAGAAATTGGATCTTCAATTTgatgaagaaaagaaatattgtgGTCAAGAAGACGACGAAAATTCCATATTTCCCGTACTTTTTagtgtaaaattttgaagaagaaaaaaattattgatagcgtcaaaaaaaataattaaaaatattctgaCTCAGACAAAAAAACAGTAACCTCCCTTACAAACAAAATTGGCGTACTACACTGGAATGTGACCGTAATAAATCTGTATATTTTCATTCTTTAGTAAAGCAAGATAataattgatttgatatttattcCGGTGATGGTCGAAATCTACATGTGATACAACAGTAAAATAGCTCAAATACTCAACTTACAAAGTATATCgcaatgaaatgttttaaaagttcTTTGACAAGATAAAAAAGTTCGGCTGTGGTCTGCTCTAtagttgggttgttgtctcttgttgacatattccctatttcaattatcaatttttataacGCATGTGTCATCAGCATCGGATGttattcaccaaaaaaaaaaaccaccatcGAGACGTATAATATTTTTCAGACCTAGGAGGAGCTATTAGCAGGGGCCatttattatatactagtagctacaaaaaacatatttctataGTTTACACATTCCTCTAAGATATGTATACACAATACacctttaatttttataattgcaGGATAATCGACCGCTGTTATTGTTGGTGGATGAACATGTGTTTACAGCGGCAagcatttttcaaattttgaaatgttagtGAACATTTTCCCATTACATTATGTACTTTTGTAATTAACATGTACTATCATCgtgaaataatttaatttcaaatgacTTCTCTTATTAAAGTTTCAGCACAATTTTATGTTCTATATTTTCTTTGATTATCATACATATGAGAtaatttaacgaaaaaaaaaaatcatttaacgAAAGGGAACATGCCAATTTTATTGCACCAGATGCGTATTTCAACATTAAACGTTTCTGCAGAGATGTTCGAggctaaaatatttgaaaaaaacaagaacCTAAAGTATAACCAATTCCGGACAAGGAACAAAAGTGTTGCACGTGGGAGCTATATTCTATTGATTTTAAATGATACCAAATATTATATAGCAGCATAATTCAATCATACAATATCTATATGTTCATGCAAGTAACGTAGTATTGTGTACTAGGGCTGGGGTCATACCCTCTGAGACTAAAAATCCACCAGCGAAGGCATCGACCCACTGGTATTTTAGAATAACATTGACTGAACCGAATTCAATACACCAGATTATTtaataagattgagaatggaaatagggaatgtgtcaaagagacaacaacccgaccatataaaaaacaacagcagaaggtcaccaacaggtcttcaatgtagcgagaaattcccgcacccggaggcgtccttcagcttgcccctaaacaaatatatactagttcagtgataatgaacgccatactaatttccaaattgtacacaagaaactaaagttaaaaaaaacaagactaacaaaggctagaggctcctggcttgggacaggcgcaaaattgcggcggggttaaacatgtttatgagatctcaaccctccccctatacctctagccaatgtagaaaaagaatgcataacaataagcacatttaaaattcaattcaagagaagtccgagtctgatgtcagaagatgtaaccaaagaaaataaacaaaatgacaataagacataaataacaacagactactagcagttaactgacatgtcagctccagacttcagttaaactgattgaaagattatgatttcatcatatgaatatcaggcacaatccttcccgttagaggtttagtatcataccatcataacatatatgagaagaacataacccgtgtcttgccaacaactggtttttgaataaatgtgtttagttccgatgcaaagacctaataagtgaatcaatattaacgccaaaataagcaatctttaataacctgacaacagtatcgtaactatatcccttcttgataagtctatttaaaggttttgttagtttctgaggtgaatactgacattttagtgctttataaagaatattttcataaaaaattggatgtgaaatacctgaacgtataagaagtcttcatgttgagctatatttacgaatgatatccttataccgatgataacatttagtaaatgttttgactagtttgtgatatcgaaaaccctggtgtaataatttttcagtaatacataaatttctctcgttaaaatctaaaacattgttacatacaggagcgaatcgtacaagttgaggtagataaacaccgtaagatggtgacaagggaacgtcaccatctaaaaaaggataattaacaataggaaatgaaaaatcatctcttttatcataaattttagtattaagctttccgttagtgatatagatatcaagatcgaggaaagggcagtggtcattgttagtattagctttatttaaagtaagttcaacagaaTAAATTAGATAAATTAATAGACTGGTACGTGCTGCTCagtgctcagtctttag comes from the Mytilus trossulus isolate FHL-02 chromosome 3, PNRI_Mtr1.1.1.hap1, whole genome shotgun sequence genome and includes:
- the LOC134712474 gene encoding basic salivary proline-rich protein 3-like isoform X4 encodes the protein MKTSLFIVLVGSLCLAHASFNKEENLKEKESFLEWIVDEAWKEQNDNDRPRPSGQPERDGPRPSGRPPMKGKNGKGQKPEERELEGDRPRPSGQPEMDGPRPSGRPPMKGKGRKGPKPEERELDGDRPRPSGQPEMDGPRPSGRPPMKGKGRKGPKPEERELGPKPSGQPPRKGKGPRPSENNLDEMLRELELDIEELEEQNNIGRPRPSGQPDRDGPRPSGRPPMKGKGRQGQKPEERELEGDRPRPSGQPEMDGPRPSGRPPMKGKGRKGPKPEERELDGDRPRPSGQPEMDGPRPSGRPPMKGKGRQGQKPEERELEGDRPRPSGQPEMDGPRPSGRPPMKGNGRKGPKPEERELDGDRPRPSGQPEMDGPRPSGRPPMKGKGRKGPKPEERELDGDRPRPSGQPEMDGLRSSGRPQMKGKGRKEPKPEERELDGDRPRPSGQPEMDGPRPSGRPLMKGKGRKGPKPAERELDGDRPRPTGQPERDGPRSSGRPQMKGPRPSGQPPRKGKGPRPSENKLDAMLRELELDIEELEEQNNNGRPRPSGQPERDGPRPSGRPPMKGKGGDRPRPSGRPPMKGKGRKGSKRF
- the LOC134712474 gene encoding basic salivary proline-rich protein 2-like isoform X1, producing MKTSLFIVLVGSLCLAHASFNKEENLKEKESFLEWIVDEAWKEQNDNDRPRPSGQPERDGPRPSGRPPMKGKNGKGQKPEERELEGDRPRPSGQPEMDGPRPSGRPPMKGKGRKGPKPEERELDGDRPRPSGQPEMDGPRPSGRPPMKGKGRKGPKPEERELGPKPSGQPPRKGKGPRPSENNLDEMLRELELDIEELEEQNNIGRPRPSGQPDRDGPRPSGRPPMKGKGRQGQKPEERELEGDRPRPSGQPEMDGPRPSGRPPMKGKGRKGPKPEERELDGDRPRPSGQPEMDGPRPSGRPPMKGKGRQGQKPEERELEGDRPRPSGQPEMDGPRPSGRPPMKGNGRKGPKPEERELDGDRPRPSGQPEMDGPRPSGRPPMKGKGRKGPKPEERELDGDRPRPSGQPEMDGLRSSGRPQMKGKGRKEPKPEERELDGDRPRPSGQPEMDGPRPSGRPPMKGKGGDGPRPSGRPLMKGKGRKGPKPAERELDGDRPRPTGQPERDGPRSSGRPQMKGPRPSGQPPRKGKGPRPSENKLDAMLRELELDIEELEEQNNNGRPRPSGQPERDGPRPSGRPPMKGKGGDRPRPSGRPPMKGKGRKGSKRF
- the LOC134712474 gene encoding basic salivary proline-rich protein 2-like isoform X2 encodes the protein MKTTLFIVLVGSLCLAHASFNKEENLKEKESFLEWIVDEAWKEQNDNDRPRPSGQPERDGPRPSGRPPMKGKNGKGQKPEERELEGDRPRPSGQPEMDGPRPSGRPPMKGKGRKGPKPEERELDGDRPRPSGQPEMDGPRPSGRPPMKGKGRKGPKPEERELGPKPSGQPPRKGKGPRPSENNLDEMLRELELDIEELEEQNNIGRPRPSGQPDRDGPRPSGRPPMKGKGRQGQKPEERELEGDRPRPSGQPEMDGPRPSGRPPMKGKGRKGPKPEERELDGDRPRPSGQPEMDGPRPSGRPPMKGKGRQGQKPEERELEGDRPRPSGQPEMDGPRPSGRPPMKGNGRKGPKPEERELDGDRPRPSGQPEMDGPRPSGRPPMKGKGRKGPKPEERELDGDRPRPSGQPEMDGLRSSGRPQMKGKGRKEPKPEERELDGDRPRPSGQPEMDGPRPSGRPPMKGKGGDGPRPSGRPLMKGKGRKGPKPAERELDGDRPRPTGQPERDGPRSSGRPQMKGPRPSGQPPRKGKGPRPSENKLDAMLRELELDIEELEEQNNNGRPRPSGQPERDGPRPSGRPPMKGKGGDRPRPSGRPPMKGKGRKGSKRF
- the LOC134712474 gene encoding basic salivary proline-rich protein 2-like isoform X3, producing the protein MKLTLVVVLLGFLCISQAYSREENLKEKESFLEWIVDEAWKEQNDNDRPRPSGQPERDGPRPSGRPPMKGKNGKGQKPEERELEGDRPRPSGQPEMDGPRPSGRPPMKGKGRKGPKPEERELDGDRPRPSGQPEMDGPRPSGRPPMKGKGRKGPKPEERELGPKPSGQPPRKGKGPRPSENNLDEMLRELELDIEELEEQNNIGRPRPSGQPDRDGPRPSGRPPMKGKGRQGQKPEERELEGDRPRPSGQPEMDGPRPSGRPPMKGKGRKGPKPEERELDGDRPRPSGQPEMDGPRPSGRPPMKGKGRQGQKPEERELEGDRPRPSGQPEMDGPRPSGRPPMKGNGRKGPKPEERELDGDRPRPSGQPEMDGPRPSGRPPMKGKGRKGPKPEERELDGDRPRPSGQPEMDGLRSSGRPQMKGKGRKEPKPEERELDGDRPRPSGQPEMDGPRPSGRPPMKGKGGDGPRPSGRPLMKGKGRKGPKPAERELDGDRPRPTGQPERDGPRSSGRPQMKGPRPSGQPPRKGKGPRPSENKLDAMLRELELDIEELEEQNNNGRPRPSGQPERDGPRPSGRPPMKGKGGDRPRPSGRPPMKGKGRKGSKRF